In Meiothermus sp. QL-1, the sequence AGCCCGCGGTGCGCCGGGCAATCTCGGCTTTGAGGTCTTCGGGAAGCTGCTCGAAGTCCAAAAGGGCCTGGGGGTGAATGCCGATGGTGTTGTTGATGATGAACTCGAGCCTGGCCAGCCCCACCCCGGCGTGGGGCAGGTTGGCGAAGCTGAAGGCCCGCTCCGGCGAGGCCACGTTCATCATGATCTTGGTGGGAATAGGGGGCATCTTGTCGAGCTCAATGCGCCGCACCTCGAAGCGCGGCGTGCCGGCGTACACCCGGCCCACATCCCCCTCGGCGCAGGAGACCGTGACCACCTGGCCGTCCTCCAAAACCTCGGTGGCCCCGGCTGCCCCCACCACCGCGGGAATGCCCAGCTCCCGGGCCACGATGGCCGCGTGGCAGGTGCGGCCTCCCCGGTTGGTCACGATGGCCGCGGCCCGCTTCATCACCGGCTCCCAGTCGGGGTCGGTCATATCGGCCACCAGCACGTCGCCCGGCTCCACCCGGTGCATCTCGCGGGGGTGCTGAATCACCCGCACCCGCCCGGCCCCAATCCGCTGCCCCACCGCCCGGCCCGTGACCAGCACCTCGCCCCGCTCCTTCATCTCAAAGCGCTCGATGACCCGGCTGCTGCGGCTTTGCACCGTCTCGGGGCGGGCCTGCAGGATGTAGATCTGGCCGTCCAGCCCGTCCTTGGCCCACTCGATGTCCATGGGCCGGCCATAGTGCTGCTCAATCAGGAGGGCCTGGCGGGCCAGCTCGAGCACCTCCGCATCGCTCAGCGCGAAGCGGCCCCGCTCCTCCGGCGTGGTGGGCACCGCCTCTACCCCCTGGCCCTCGGCGTAGACCATCTTCTGCATCTTGCTCCCCAGTGTGCGCTGCAAAATGGTGTTGCGCCCCTCCAGAAGGCCCGGCTTGTAGACGTAGAACTCGTCCGGGTTCACCGCTCCCTGCACCAGAAGCTCCCCCAGGCCGTAGGTGGCGGTGATGAAGATGGCGTCGCGGAAGCCCGACTCGGTATCCAGGGTAAAGGCCACCCCGCTGGCCCCCAAATCGCTGCGCACCATGCGCTGCACCCCAGCCGAAAGCGCCACCTCCTCGTGGGCAAACCCGTGGTGGACGCGGTAGGCAATCGCCCGGTCGTTGTAGAGTGAGGCGAAGACCTTTTTGATGTGCAAAAGCACGTTCTCGATGCCCTTTACATTCAGGAAGGTCTCCTGCTGACCGGCAAAGCTGGCCTCGGGCAGGTCCTCGGCAGTGGCGCTGGAGCGCACCGCAACAGAAAGCCCGCCTTTTGCGGCGGACTCGAGGCGGATGTAGGCGTCTACGATGGCTACCTCTAGGGCTTTGGGTAGCTCGGCGTTTTCCACCCAGCCGCGAATCTCGGCCCCTACGCGGGCCAGCTCGGCCACATCGTCCACATTCAGCTTTCGCAGGGCCTGGTTAATGCGCTCCTCGAGCTGGTTGTGCCTGAGGAAGTCGCGGAAGGCCTCGGCCGTGGTGGCAAACCCCCCCGGCACCCGCACCCCGGCCCGGGAAAGGTGGGCCATCATCTCGCCTAGGGAGGCGTTCTTGCCCCCCACCACCTCTAGGTCTTTCATACTGAGCGTCTCAAACCAGCGAATATAGGGCATGGTCCACCTCGGTACTCCCGATGGTAGGGGAATGTACCCAAGGGTTGGAGGGGGCGCGGCTGATGTATATATAACCCCCACTTTGGTGTAGAGCAAGTTACACCCATAAACTACACTGTTTGCCATGCAGCGCACCGTCTTCATCGTCTCCGACCACACCGGCCTCACAGCCGAGTCGGTGGCCCGGAGCCTTCTGGCCCAGTTCGAGGGGGTCTCGTTCCGCTACGTTATGCGCCCCTTCACCAACAGCGAAGAAGAGGTCTACGAGCTCCTTTACGAGATCAACGCCACCCACCAGCGAGAAGGGGTACGGCCCATCGTCTTCTCCACCCTGGCCAACCCCACCCTCAACGACCAGCTCAAGACCGCCCCAGCGCTGCACTTCGATCTCTTTCGCACCTACTTGGGCGAGCTGGAGCGCGAGCTGGGCCGGCCCCCCACCGGCAGGGTGGGGCGGCTCCACAGCATCAGCGACCGCAACTACTTCACCCGCATCGAGGCGGTGGACTTCGCCCTCTCCACCGACGACGGCCTGGGCGAGCGCTACTACCAGATGGCCGACGTCATCCTGGTCGGGGTGAGCCGGGCCGGTAAGACCCCCACCTGCTTGTTTTTGGGGATGCAGTACGGCATCCGGGCCTCCAACTACCCCCTGGCAGAGGAGGATTTTGAGCGGGAGGCGCTGCCCAAGGCCATCCAGCCCTACCAGGACAAGGTCTACGGTCTCACCATCCATCCCCAGCGGCTGCACCAGGTGCGCACCCAGCGCAAACCTGGTAGCCGCTACGCCTCGCTGGAGCAGTGCGAGTACGAGGTGCGGCGGGCCGAGCTGCTTTTCAGGCACCTCGGCATCCGCTACTTCGACACCACCAGCGCTTCCATCGAGGAGATTGCCGCCAACATCGTGCAGACTGCCGGTCTGGAACGGCGCATTGGCTAGCTACCAAACTCCAGAATCCCGACTAAAACACTTTACTTTACGGGGCCCAGGCCCTATGCTCTTATTGCGAGTGATTCGCAGTAAATACCGCTCGCTATCCAGAGGGGAAACATGGCCAACCAACTCGAAATCCGCAATCTGCACGCCCGCATCGTAGACGGTGAAGCCATTCTAAAAGGGGTCAACCTGGTGGTGCCCAAGGGCCAGATTCACGCCGTTATGGGCCCCAACGGGGCCGGAAAGAGCACCCTGGGCAAGGTGATCGCCGGCGACCCGGGCTACGAGGTGACCCAGGGCGATATCCTGGTAGACGGCGAGAGCATCCTGGAGCTTGGCCCCGACGAGCGCGCCCGCAAGGGGCTCTTCCTGGCCTTCCAGTACCCGGTGGAGGTGCCCGGGGTCTCCAACGCCAACTTCCTGCGGCTGGCGCTGCAGGCCAAGCGGGGCGAGGAGGTGAGCGTCTCGGAGTTCTACGCCAAGCTGCAAAAGGCCCTGGAAACCCTGGAGTGGGACGAGAGCATCCTCACCCGCTACCTCAACGACGGCTTCTCGGGGGGCGAGAAGAAGCGCAACGAGATCATGCACATGATGGTGCTGGAGCCCACCTACGCCATCCTGGACGAGACCGACTCGGGGCTGGACATCGACGCTTTGAAGCTGGTGGCCAAGGGGGTCAACGCCATGCGGGGCCCTAACTTCGGCGCGCTGCTCATCACCCACTACCAGCGCATCCTCAACTACATCGTGCCCGACGCAGTGCATGTGATGCTGGACGGCCGCATCGTAACCTCGGGCGGGCCTGAGCTGGCAATGAAGCTCGAGGCCGAGGGCTACGACTGGGTCAAAGAGCTGGCCATAACCGGTTAGGCATGGAGGGAAGTATGCCCGAGAACATCGCGGTTGAAGACATCGGCAACGAATACAAGTACGGCTTCGTGGACGAGGTGAAGCCGGTCTGGAAGGCTGAGAAGGGCCTCTCGCGGCGGGTGGTGGAGGCCATCAGCTACCACAAGGAGGAGCCCGCCTGGATGCTCGACTTCCGCCTCAGGGCGCTGGAAATCTACCAGGCTAAACCGGTGCCCACCTGGGGGGCCGACCTCTCGGGGCTCAACATGGACGAAATCTACTTCTATGCCAAGCCCACCGAGAAGCGCGACGCCCAGAGCTGGGATGAGGTGCCCGAGGAAATCCGCCGCACCTACGAGCGGCTTGGCATTCCCGAAGCCGAGCGCAAGGTGCTGGCCGGGGTGGGCGCGCAGTACGACTCGGAGATGGTCTACCACCAGGTGCGGGAAGAGCTGAAGCGCCTGGGGGTCATCTTTGTCTCCATCGAGGAAGGCCTGAAGCGCTACGAGGACCTCTTCCGCGAGTACTTCGCCACCGTGGTCCCCCCGGAGGACAACAAGTACGCCGCCCTCAACTCGGCAGTCTGGTCGGGGGGGAGCTTTGTGTATGTGCCCAAGGGGGTCAAGGTGGAGCTCCCTCTTCAGGCCTACTTCCGGGTGAACACCGCCGAGCTGGGCCAGTTCGAGCGCACCCTCATCATCGTGGACGAGGGGGCCGAGGTGCACTACATCGAGGGCTGCACCGCCCCCGTCTACACCACCGACTCCTTCCACTCTGGGGTAATCGAGATCATCGTGAAAGAGGGGGCCAAGAGCCGCTACACCACCATCCAGAACTGGCCCCACAACATGTACAACCTGGTCACCCAGCGGGCCATCGTGAAGAAGGACGCCTACCACATGTGGCTGGACGGCAACCTGGGCTCTAAGGTGACCATGAAGTACCCCTCCAGCTACCTGGTGGAGGAGGGGGCCCGCTCGGACATCCTCTCCATCGCCTTTGCCAACACCGGCCAGCACCAGGACGCCGGGGGCAAGCTCATCTTTGCCGCCTCCCACACCGGCGGCTCCATCGTCTCCAAGTCCATCTCCAAAGGCTCGGGCCGCAGCAGCTACCGGGGGCTCATCAAGGTGTACGAAGGGGCCAAGCACGTCAAGGTGAACGTGGAGTGCGATGCGCTTCTGATTAACGAAGAGTCGCGCACCGACACCTACCCCTACATGGAAATCGAGGACGACACCGCCACCGTGGGCCATGAGGCCACCGTGAGCCGCCTCAACGACGAGCAAATCTTCTACCTGCAAAGCCGGGGCCTGCCCGAGGACGAGGCGGCGGCCCTGATCGTGCGGGGCTTTATCGAGCCGGTGGCCAAGGAGCTGCCCCTGGAGTACGCGGTGGAGCTTAACAAGCTGATTGAGCTCGAGATGGAAGGGTCGGTGGGCTAAGATGGAGCTGACCTCCACCCTATCCCGCGATTTGGTGCTGCAGGTCTCCAAGGCCTTGGGAGAGCCCGAGTGGTTGTTGGCCAAGCGCCTGGAGGCCTGGGCCACCTTTGCCAAGCTGCCCTACCCCACCACCCGCACCGAGGAGTGGAAGTACACCGACATCGGCGGGGTGCCCTTCGAGAGCCTGCCGCTGGAGCTACCCACCCAGCAGGCCCGCCCCATCCCCGAGGCGGTACAGGCCCGCATCGCCCAGGCCGAGCTGGCCGGGTACGCGGTCTTCGTAGGGGCCGACCTGGTGCACGTGGAACTTCCCGAAGCCTACCGGGCCCAAGGGGTGGTCTTTACCAGCCTGCACCAGGCCCTGCAGCAGCACCCCGAGCTGGTGGAGAAGTACCTCTTCAGAACCGTGAACTGGAAGGACCTGGTGGGCCCCCAGGCCAAGCGCCCCGAGAACTCCAAGATTCCCGCTCTGAACGCGGCCCTCTTCACCCACGGGGTCTTTTTGTACATCCCCAAAAACGTGGAGTTCAGCAAGCCGATTGGGGTCTTTAAGTACCTGGAAGGCGGCCAACTCTCGGGTTCGCGCACCCTGATCGTGGGGGATGTGAACAGCCAGGCGGTTTACATAGAGGAGTACCTCTCCCCCACCCAGGTCGCCCCATCGGTCAACACCTCGGCCACCGAGATCGTGGTGAGCCCAGGGGCCAAGGTGCGCCACGCCCACATCCAGCTTCTGGGCCAGGGCTTCTACCACTTCCACCGCCAGCGGGCCCTTTTGGAGCGGGATGGGGCGCTGAACGACCTGGTGGTGAACATGGGGGCCTCCCTGAGCCGGGCTGAGGTGCAGTCAGAGATGCTAGGGCCAGGCTCCAGCTCGGAAATGCTGGGGCTTTACTTCACCACCGGGCGCCAGCACGTGGACCACTACACCCTGCAGCACCACGTGGCCGATCACGCCTACTCCGATGTGCTCTACAAAGGCGCGGCCAAGGACCAAAGCCACACCGTGTACGCAGGGCTCATCAAGGTGGAGCAGGGGGCCCAGAAGACCGACGCCTACCAAACCAACCGCAACCTACTGCTTTCCGAGGACGCCCGCAGCGACAGCGTGCCGCAGCTTGAGATCGGGGCCAACGATGTGAAGTGCTCGCACGGCTCCTCCACCGCCCCGGTGGCCCCAGAGGAGCTCTTCTACCTGATGAGCCGCGGCCTGCCCCGCCCCATGGCCCAGCAAATTCTGGTCAAGGGCCACATGGCCGATGTGCTGACCCGCATCCCCATCGAGCCCCTGCGGGCCTACATCGAGAGCATCATCGAGGAAAAGGTCAGGGTGTAGAAGCCTAAGGTTATGTGGAAGCCTGTCGCCAAGCTCGAGGACTTCCAAAACGGCCGGCTGGTGGTACGGCTGGAAGGTGAGAAGGCCCCTGTGCTCCTGCTTTACACCGGCAGCGAGGTCTTCGCCATTGCCGACGTCTGCACCCACGACAAAAACCCCCTTTCGGACGGGCCCCTGGACCTCACCCCAGGGGCCGAGAGCATCCAGTGCAGCCGCCACGGGGCCCGCTTCAGCCTGCGCACCGGCAAGGCCACCCTGCCGGCCCCCCGCCCGGCCAAGGTCTACCGAGCCAGGCTCGAGGACGGCCAGGTCTGGCTGGAGCTCTAGCTACCGGCCAAAGCGCCGTTCGCGCTTCTGGTAATCCCGCACCGCGCGCAAAAAGTCCACCTTGCGGAAAGCGGGCCAGAAAGCATCGAAGAAGTAGTACTCGCTGTAGGCCGACTGCCAGAGCAGAAAGCCCGAGAGCCTGATTTCCCCCGAGGTGCGGATGATGAAGTCTGGGTCGGGCACCCCAGCGGTGTAAAGCCGTTCGGAGATGTGCCCTATGTCCAGCTCGGCGGCCAGCTCCTCGGGGGACTTTCCGGTCTCCGCAGCCTCCTTCAAAAGCCGCTTGACCGCATCCACAATCTCCTCCCGGCCGCCGTAGCCCATGGCAATCTGCAAAAGCATGCCGCTGTGGTGGGCGGTGGAGCGCTCGAGCCGCTCCAGCGCCTCCAGCACCTTGGGCGGAAAGCGGTCGTGACGGCCAATCACCCGCACCCGCACCCGATGGGCGTGGATGCGAGGGTCCTGGGCCATGCGCTCTGCTTCCCGCACAAAAAGCCCCATCAGGGTCTCTACTTCGGCGGGGCTGCGGCTGAAGTTATCGGTAGAAAACACCCAGATGGTCACGGTGGGGATGCCCAGCTCCAAGCACCACTCCAGCACCTCATAGGCTTTCTGCACCCCGAATTCGTGGCCCATATGCCCGGGCAGCCCCAGCTCCCGGGCAAAACGGCGGTTGCCGTCCAATATCAGCCCTAGGTGGCGCGGCACCTGCCCTCGGCAAACCTCGGCTTTGATGCGCCTCTCGTACCACCAATACAGGGGCCTGAGCAAAGCCTCAGCCAGGTGTACAAGCTGCCTTCGCAAAGAGGGCCTGGGAATAGGGGGGGATGTCACCGCCATGCCGCACCTCAACCCTACCCATCTTAGCCAGAAGTCTGTAGTCGGGATGTGCAGGACCTTCATCCCCTTGCCCTGGCCTTAGCCGCAGGGGATGGGCTTGGGTATGCTCTGGGGTATGAAGGTCACCGTCGTTGTGCTGGACTCGGTGGGGCTGGGCTACCTGCCCGACGCCGCGCAGTTCGGCGATGAAGGGGCCGACACCCTCGACCACACCGTGCTCAAAACCGGCCTCGAGCTGCCCCACCTGGCCTCGCTGGGCCTGGGCCACGTGCCGGGCGTGCACACCCTGCCCCAAGCCGCCGAGCCCCTGGGTGCCTTTGGCCGCATGGTGGAGGTGAACCCCGGTAAGGACACCTCCACCGGCCACTGGGAGTTTGTGGGCATCCACCTACAACACCCCTTCCAGGTCTTTCCCGAAGGCTTCCCCCAGGACTTCCTGGCCGAGTACTGCCGGCGCATCGGGGTAGGGGGCTACCTCCTCAACCGGCCCTACTCGGGCACCGAGGCCATCCGCGACTACGGCGAGGAACACCTGCGCACCGGCTTTCCCATCGTCTATACCTCGGCGGATTCGGTCTTCCAGGTAGCCGCCCACATCGGCAAGGTGCCTCTGGAGACCCTCTACGGCTGGTGCATGACCGCCCGCGAGATGCTGGTGGGGCCGCTGGCCTGCGCCCGGGTGATTGCCCGCCCCTTCGAGGGCGAGCCGGGGAAGTTTTACCGGCGCGAAGACCTGCGCAAGGACTTTGCCTTAGAGCCCCCCCCCAACGTGCTGGACGTAATTCGTGCCGGGGGGTTGGAGGTGGTGGGGGTGGGCAAAATCCCCGACATCTACGCCCACCGGGGCTTTAGCCGCGAGGTCAGGGCCGGCAGCAACGAGGAGGGCATGGAGCGCACCCTGGAACTGATGCGGCAGGACTTTACCGGCCTCATCTTTACCAACCTGGTGGATTTCGACGCCAAGTACGGCCACCGCCGCAACCCCGCGGGCTACGCCGAGGCCCTGGCCGCCTTCGACGCCCGGCTGCCCGAGTTCCTGGCGGCCCTGGGCCCTGAGGACTACCTCTTCATCGTCTCCGACCACGGCAACGACCCCACCTACCGCGGCACCGACCACACCCGCGAGTACGGGATGCTTTTGGGGGTGGGGCCCGGCCTGGCCGGGGTGAACCTGGGCACCCGCCCCACCTTCGCCGACCTGGCGGCCAGCCTGGCCAAAGCCTTTGGCCTTGGCTGGACGGGGCCCGGCCAGAGCTTCATCTAGGCGTTTTTCCGCACCTCCTCGAAGGTGTAGCGCTTTAGAATCGCGCCGTTTTCGAATACCGTGTGCAGGATGCTCTGGGGGTGGGGCTGGGTCTCCTCCAGCGGCAGCTCCACCGTGCGGATGCCGCGCTCGTCGCGGATAACGTCCAGGCGGCCCCGCTTGGAGAGCTTGACCGGGTCGTCCACCGGGCTTTTGCCCACCCCGTAGGTCTGGCCGTTCACCGTGACCAGGTGCAGCTTCTGGGCGAACTTCTGGGTGTCGCGGTGGGGGTGCTGCAAGAGGGCCCCGCCCATGCCGAAGGCCACGTTGGAGGCGCTGTAGCCCCACTGCTCGAGCAAGAACAACACCTTGCGAATGGTGTCGGCGTTCACCCCGTCGCCCTGGATTACCCGCACCCCGTTCAGCACCTTGTAGCCCTTGGTGTTGACGGTGGCGCCGAACTTGGCCTCGAGGGTCTGCACCGTGCGCAAAACCACAAAGGGCGGGTCGCCCGAGTCGGGGCGAATCACCGCGGTGGCCCCGGACTTCTGTATCAGCTCGCGCAGCTCTTCCCCGATGATCTGGCCCACCGCGTGCTCGCGGTTGTAGGAGTCGATGACCATGGCGAAAAGCGCACCTGGCTTGCCGTAGGTCTCGATCATCTGGCGGTAGGCCTGGGCCTCCCCCTCCCGGCCAAAGCTGGTCACGGTGGAGTGCTCCATAGCCGGGATGGAGTAGCCGGCCATCTCGGCCCCGTAGTAGTTGCGGGCGTAGACGAGGGCGGTCACAGTGTCGGTGCCCTGGAAGTTGACCAGGTGGGCCATGCCCCCGAGCCCAGCGCTCTCCAGGCTGCTCACCCCCCGCGCGCCAAAGTCGTGCAGCTTGAAGGGCAGCTCGGCCTCGGGGTCGTCGGCGGTCTTTTCCAGGTACTCCCGGATGGTATTGCGGATGGCCCAGGAGATGGTGCAGACCGTGGTGGGGTACCAGACCGCGCGCAAGAGGGCGGTCTCGAGCCAGCCCGGCAGCCAGGGCACCTTGGGGTCGGTGCTCTCGATGATGACCAGCGGGTTGTGCACCGGCACCACCATCCCCTCCGGCACCGCGCGGATGCGCACCGGCAGACGCCCGCCCAGCTCCTCCGCGATGTAGCGCCAGCCCTCATAGGGAAAGGGGAGGCCATGAGCGGTAAATACTTCCCGGGCCTCCTCCACATCGGCCTGGGTGACGCCCTTGCTCAGGTACTCGATCAGGAAAGCCTGCAAGCCGAAGAAGCGCACGAAGTTGTAGTCGCCGCCTCGGCTCTCGATGTACCAGCTGGCATGGGTCATGCCCTTGGGGAACTGGGCGAAGTGGGAGGCCTTGTAGCTGTCGGTGTTGAGAATCAGGTTGTGGGGGTTTAGGGGTCTCATGCGCTCTCCTCTTCAGGTGTTGGCCTTTGGGGAGGCCGTCCCAAAAACCAGCAAATCTGCTGGTAGTGGTCCTCAAAAAAGCGCGCCTGGCTGCGGTCCAGCTCGGCCAAGGGCAGCCAGAAGGCCTGCGGCGCACCCAAGCCAGGCGGCGCAGAAAAGCCCAGGTCGAAGTAGCAGCCGTAGCAGACCACCCGGCCCCGCAGGCTCCGCTCTGGATAGTCGAAGGCCCACCAGGCCGTGGGCCGCTCAGCGGAGAGCCCCAGCCCGGCCTTCTCCCTCAGGGCCCGCAGGGCCGCGGTCAGGAGGGTCTCCTTCGGCCCCAGATGGACCTCCGGCAAGGCCCAGGCCCCCTGCCCCAGCCCACTTTGGCGCTCGACGAGCAGGACTTGGTCCCGGGCCCGCACCAAGGCGCTGACGGTCAGGTGAAGGATGGGGTAGGGGTAGGCCCGCTCGAGGGCACGGCGGTGCTTCAAAGCCCTCCACTCGGCCTGGAGGCGGGCGAACTCGGGGGTCTGGGCAAAACGCTCTAGGTAGGCCCGCACCCCCTCCGGCACCATCGCCTTCCAGCCCTCGTCGCCGCCGAAGTAGCGCTCGCGCACCAGGGTGGCGTTGAGCTCCCGCCTGACCCCGCTCGGCTCGAAAGGCCAGTCGCCAAAACCGTGGAGGTAGT encodes:
- the ppsA gene encoding phosphoenolpyruvate synthase, coding for MPYIRWFETLSMKDLEVVGGKNASLGEMMAHLSRAGVRVPGGFATTAEAFRDFLRHNQLEERINQALRKLNVDDVAELARVGAEIRGWVENAELPKALEVAIVDAYIRLESAAKGGLSVAVRSSATAEDLPEASFAGQQETFLNVKGIENVLLHIKKVFASLYNDRAIAYRVHHGFAHEEVALSAGVQRMVRSDLGASGVAFTLDTESGFRDAIFITATYGLGELLVQGAVNPDEFYVYKPGLLEGRNTILQRTLGSKMQKMVYAEGQGVEAVPTTPEERGRFALSDAEVLELARQALLIEQHYGRPMDIEWAKDGLDGQIYILQARPETVQSRSSRVIERFEMKERGEVLVTGRAVGQRIGAGRVRVIQHPREMHRVEPGDVLVADMTDPDWEPVMKRAAAIVTNRGGRTCHAAIVARELGIPAVVGAAGATEVLEDGQVVTVSCAEGDVGRVYAGTPRFEVRRIELDKMPPIPTKIMMNVASPERAFSFANLPHAGVGLARLEFIINNTIGIHPQALLDFEQLPEDLKAEIARRTAGYKSPVDFYREKLAEGISMIAAAFAPHPVIVRFSDFKSNEYAHLLGGSRYEPREENPMIGFRGASRYRSAAFAQAFALECQAIRQVREEKGLRNVWVMVPFVRTVGEAKAVLEILKANGLERGQDDLRIVMMCEVPSNAILAEQFLELFDGFSIGSNDLTQLTLALDRDSGLVAELFNEQDEAVKFLLERAISTAKRMGKYIGICGQGPSDHPELALWLVEQGIESISLNPDSVLETWLFLAERSPARMGN
- a CDS encoding pyruvate, water dikinase regulatory protein translates to MQRTVFIVSDHTGLTAESVARSLLAQFEGVSFRYVMRPFTNSEEEVYELLYEINATHQREGVRPIVFSTLANPTLNDQLKTAPALHFDLFRTYLGELERELGRPPTGRVGRLHSISDRNYFTRIEAVDFALSTDDGLGERYYQMADVILVGVSRAGKTPTCLFLGMQYGIRASNYPLAEEDFEREALPKAIQPYQDKVYGLTIHPQRLHQVRTQRKPGSRYASLEQCEYEVRRAELLFRHLGIRYFDTTSASIEEIAANIVQTAGLERRIG
- the sufC gene encoding Fe-S cluster assembly ATPase SufC is translated as MANQLEIRNLHARIVDGEAILKGVNLVVPKGQIHAVMGPNGAGKSTLGKVIAGDPGYEVTQGDILVDGESILELGPDERARKGLFLAFQYPVEVPGVSNANFLRLALQAKRGEEVSVSEFYAKLQKALETLEWDESILTRYLNDGFSGGEKKRNEIMHMMVLEPTYAILDETDSGLDIDALKLVAKGVNAMRGPNFGALLITHYQRILNYIVPDAVHVMLDGRIVTSGGPELAMKLEAEGYDWVKELAITG
- the sufB gene encoding Fe-S cluster assembly protein SufB, which produces MPENIAVEDIGNEYKYGFVDEVKPVWKAEKGLSRRVVEAISYHKEEPAWMLDFRLRALEIYQAKPVPTWGADLSGLNMDEIYFYAKPTEKRDAQSWDEVPEEIRRTYERLGIPEAERKVLAGVGAQYDSEMVYHQVREELKRLGVIFVSIEEGLKRYEDLFREYFATVVPPEDNKYAALNSAVWSGGSFVYVPKGVKVELPLQAYFRVNTAELGQFERTLIIVDEGAEVHYIEGCTAPVYTTDSFHSGVIEIIVKEGAKSRYTTIQNWPHNMYNLVTQRAIVKKDAYHMWLDGNLGSKVTMKYPSSYLVEEGARSDILSIAFANTGQHQDAGGKLIFAASHTGGSIVSKSISKGSGRSSYRGLIKVYEGAKHVKVNVECDALLINEESRTDTYPYMEIEDDTATVGHEATVSRLNDEQIFYLQSRGLPEDEAAALIVRGFIEPVAKELPLEYAVELNKLIELEMEGSVG
- the sufD gene encoding Fe-S cluster assembly protein SufD codes for the protein MELTSTLSRDLVLQVSKALGEPEWLLAKRLEAWATFAKLPYPTTRTEEWKYTDIGGVPFESLPLELPTQQARPIPEAVQARIAQAELAGYAVFVGADLVHVELPEAYRAQGVVFTSLHQALQQHPELVEKYLFRTVNWKDLVGPQAKRPENSKIPALNAALFTHGVFLYIPKNVEFSKPIGVFKYLEGGQLSGSRTLIVGDVNSQAVYIEEYLSPTQVAPSVNTSATEIVVSPGAKVRHAHIQLLGQGFYHFHRQRALLERDGALNDLVVNMGASLSRAEVQSEMLGPGSSSEMLGLYFTTGRQHVDHYTLQHHVADHAYSDVLYKGAAKDQSHTVYAGLIKVEQGAQKTDAYQTNRNLLLSEDARSDSVPQLEIGANDVKCSHGSSTAPVAPEELFYLMSRGLPRPMAQQILVKGHMADVLTRIPIEPLRAYIESIIEEKVRV
- a CDS encoding Rieske (2Fe-2S) protein, encoding MWKPVAKLEDFQNGRLVVRLEGEKAPVLLLYTGSEVFAIADVCTHDKNPLSDGPLDLTPGAESIQCSRHGARFSLRTGKATLPAPRPAKVYRARLEDGQVWLEL
- a CDS encoding isoprenyl transferase encodes the protein MAVTSPPIPRPSLRRQLVHLAEALLRPLYWWYERRIKAEVCRGQVPRHLGLILDGNRRFARELGLPGHMGHEFGVQKAYEVLEWCLELGIPTVTIWVFSTDNFSRSPAEVETLMGLFVREAERMAQDPRIHAHRVRVRVIGRHDRFPPKVLEALERLERSTAHHSGMLLQIAMGYGGREEIVDAVKRLLKEAAETGKSPEELAAELDIGHISERLYTAGVPDPDFIIRTSGEIRLSGFLLWQSAYSEYYFFDAFWPAFRKVDFLRAVRDYQKRERRFGR
- a CDS encoding phosphopentomutase — protein: MKVTVVVLDSVGLGYLPDAAQFGDEGADTLDHTVLKTGLELPHLASLGLGHVPGVHTLPQAAEPLGAFGRMVEVNPGKDTSTGHWEFVGIHLQHPFQVFPEGFPQDFLAEYCRRIGVGGYLLNRPYSGTEAIRDYGEEHLRTGFPIVYTSADSVFQVAAHIGKVPLETLYGWCMTAREMLVGPLACARVIARPFEGEPGKFYRREDLRKDFALEPPPNVLDVIRAGGLEVVGVGKIPDIYAHRGFSREVRAGSNEEGMERTLELMRQDFTGLIFTNLVDFDAKYGHRRNPAGYAEALAAFDARLPEFLAALGPEDYLFIVSDHGNDPTYRGTDHTREYGMLLGVGPGLAGVNLGTRPTFADLAASLAKAFGLGWTGPGQSFI
- a CDS encoding nicotinate phosphoribosyltransferase — protein: MRPLNPHNLILNTDSYKASHFAQFPKGMTHASWYIESRGGDYNFVRFFGLQAFLIEYLSKGVTQADVEEAREVFTAHGLPFPYEGWRYIAEELGGRLPVRIRAVPEGMVVPVHNPLVIIESTDPKVPWLPGWLETALLRAVWYPTTVCTISWAIRNTIREYLEKTADDPEAELPFKLHDFGARGVSSLESAGLGGMAHLVNFQGTDTVTALVYARNYYGAEMAGYSIPAMEHSTVTSFGREGEAQAYRQMIETYGKPGALFAMVIDSYNREHAVGQIIGEELRELIQKSGATAVIRPDSGDPPFVVLRTVQTLEAKFGATVNTKGYKVLNGVRVIQGDGVNADTIRKVLFLLEQWGYSASNVAFGMGGALLQHPHRDTQKFAQKLHLVTVNGQTYGVGKSPVDDPVKLSKRGRLDVIRDERGIRTVELPLEETQPHPQSILHTVFENGAILKRYTFEEVRKNA
- a CDS encoding adenylyltransferase/cytidyltransferase family protein, translated to MSTAVFIGRFQPPHLAHLETIRRALARHDRLVVVLGSAYSYPTPKNPFDVEARTAMLRASLEPALEPRVRFVAVPDDYYDDPRWFRAVRKAVEGVVGKEEKVCIVGYHKDESSYYLHGFGDWPFEPSGVRRELNATLVRERYFGGDEGWKAMVPEGVRAYLERFAQTPEFARLQAEWRALKHRRALERAYPYPILHLTVSALVRARDQVLLVERQSGLGQGAWALPEVHLGPKETLLTAALRALREKAGLGLSAERPTAWWAFDYPERSLRGRVVCYGCYFDLGFSAPPGLGAPQAFWLPLAELDRSQARFFEDHYQQICWFLGRPPQRPTPEEESA